In the Silene latifolia isolate original U9 population chromosome 1, ASM4854445v1, whole genome shotgun sequence genome, TTCTTCACATTCCCCTTATTTCATAATTCCCAAGTAATCTCTTGATTCCTCGTTTTCTCCATTACTACATGGAATATCTATATTATCGCATTCAATTTATAGTTGTATCATTGAGCCCAAGAGGCGCTTGATTTATTACGTCATATTTAATGAGGTTATTCCAAAAATGGCAACTCAGCGCTAGGGTTTTTTCACCATTCACCATTGGACCATAATGGCCCCTCATATGAGGGTATTTGAAGAACTGTTGAAGTGTAAACACCTGGGGTCCTCACGAATGCGAGAAGCATGGGATGTGCAACAAAATTGCAGCCTTAAAAATAATTTCTCCCTTTTTCAAATCTTTTAAAAACGGCGAAACTAAGAGACTTTATTTGCTATATCTAGCCTAGGAAAACATAAAAGATATGATTGTGAACGAGATACCAACAGTTTCCGCATGGTACCATCCACAACCTACTTGATTAGAAGAGCTAAACTACAAGTTCAACTCCCTAATTAAAGCTGGATATGATTAAGAGCTAAGCCATAGCTAACACAAGCTTAGGTCCCAACCTGGACAGCAGGTTTAGCTTATCTCACAGCCTGGCACAGAAAAACTACCCTTACTAACAGACGTAGGTCGATTATCCACAATCCATGCACAGGATAACCACCAGGCCTGGCGATTAGGAGAGCTTAACCATAGCCTAGCACAGGTTAACCTCCCTTAATCTAGCAACCAAAAAAGGAATCGCCACTATTGGTTGGACGAGAGCAGCCCTTAgataaaccctaaattttgtgtTTGACACAACAATTTTAATTTATCAAACTCTCTTTATTACATGGGGGTGTGAGTTCATTATATAGAGTCTCACGTTACATCTTGGCCTTTCATCTAAAGCTACATCATATGGCTACAATTAAAAGGATAACATGACAAAACAACAAGCTGTAAAATTAACATCCTAAAACTAGTCACATGACTTGAAAGAGACGTCCTTGGCAGCTTGCATAAGATAGTTGATGCTCCTTAATTGTGGCAGCACCTTTAGGGGACAAAAGTAAGGACCGCGTGATGCCATCCGTCCTTGAGCTCTTCTATTATGCACAACACATTATTGTCCTAAGAATTATTATGATTTAGGAGCCTGAAATTAGCAGCCTGGCAGGTACGGAACCAGGAACCCTGACGGATTTTAACCCTGGAAGAACTCCACCAAGAGATGTCAAGCTAGGACCTGAATGCATGCGTCAGGAGCAGGCGCCTGGAAGGGTTCCAGGAAGCAGGCCTCTGGAAGGGGCTTCAGGAAGCAGGCCTTTGGAAGCAGAATTTTCTTCTTTTCAGGGTTCTTTTAACATAGAATCCTAAGTCAGCAACCCAACATGCTTGGGATCAACAACCCTGGAATCAGGCTTGATGAGTCCACCTCAGAATAAAAGCCTATCCCCTGATTACTCTACAACACTCCCCTTGTTAAAAAAATTTGTCTTCAAGTTTTGTTgtgcaaaaagaaaagaaaaaaaggaacaAAACAATTTTAGAAAAATAGTAATACGGATGATGAAGAAGGCAACAACAAGAGGGCGCTAAACCACAGCCTAGCACAGGTTTAGGATCCTCTTGTTAACTAGCCTAATCCAAGACACTATACCCTACAAACCACAGCCATGCACAGGTTTGGAGGGCGACTCCTTTGCACATCCAGGAACACCTTTTCCAAGATCGTCTTGGTTTAAGAAAAACAAGAGCctgagctctgataccactttgcagTGTAATACCCTAGGGTAGTTACTATTCCCAGGAAGAACAGGCTGAACTGAGAACAGGCTGAACTGAATGACTCTTTGGATTTTGGACTGGTAACTGGATATAATTATAACCTCAAGCTCCATAGCAAGGCACGGGATGGAGtggatggagtgattattgcataccaccaataggatggattattgttatgaaataacccttattttttttatttattttttggaaATGTTCAATTTCTCATGATTTATGATTCATTTTTCTGAGATTAAATTTggtattatgatgatgatgaactGAGTTATTGTTGATTAAATTATTGCTGATGAACACGTTGAAGATCTCTTGTATCTTGTTGTTCCATGTCTTCCATCCCCAATTTTTAGAGAAACTGATGCACATTTGGTATTATACCCAAGTTTTATAATGGAGATCATTAGTGGAGTGAAGTAATTTTGGGTAAAGAGTATAATATTTTAATAGGCTGAGAAGGTAGCCCTTCCATCGAGTGCCCTTTCATCGAGTTTAGTATGACATGAGTGGGGTCAATGTTAGGTTTATTGTGGATAAATTGAAGTGGGAATTAATATGGAAGATCACTTATAGGTTGGATTATTCTGTTAATTTTTTCTATTATTAATTGAAGAGTATACTACATAAAAGTTTGATTGATCTCATACACGGAGTCTTGTCCAATGAATTCTCATTCTAAAAAAAGTCAATATCTCTAGGAGAGTAACCGGGCTAGCATAGCCCGCCCAAAAAGAACAGACGATCCGCCATGTCTCATGAGACAGGGTCACTGATAGTTTAAGCTGGACTTTATCCCATACGGTATTCACCCTCCATattagggatgtcaatttcacccgcatccGATCGAAATCcgatccacccgatcctaaaagatggatgaaaacccggcttaaatggatgatggatggatgacggatgaaatggatgacggatgggttggatgaagaaacttcacccgccatccatccatcacccgattttgttactttttatttaatgtttttttacatataacacattattaagatataaaatattcaaattttcatatttttataCTCACTATAGatattttgtgaacctacccactATAAAAGCTAAACTAAAATAATaatctaactttatttttgtaaagTAAAAAATCATCAATTTTTTAAACTTGAAACATATAAATACACAACACCCGTTTATCATCTTATtcacccgtttcatccatggatgatggatgatggatgatatgtttcacggatgacggatggattggatgagattttaaaaggccggatggatgatggatgaggcttcacccgacccgaacccgattcATTGACATCCCTACTCCATATGAAGCGTTACCACACCACATTTAATTGAACAATAGGCTTGACAATCGTAATTTCAGATCGGCAGCTCCAAACATTAGACGACTCTCTTTCTTTCACTAACCCGTCTGGTTTGCTTATGTCAGAAAATTCTTGGAAGAAGATGAAACAGAAGAGCTAACACATGTTATACCCTCTTATTTTGAACAAAAACTTATTGAGTATCAGCATACAGTGACTTAGTGAGACGATTATCGAATGTGAGACATTTATCAAATGTGGACGACACGGAAGAACTTATAAGAAGGCAGCAGCTGGAATCAAATCTCTATTCAGGATGGTATATACACAgaaacaaagattcaagtatcaAAATACTAACTTGTGTCAATGCGTAGTTAAAAACGCTTCAAAGACAACAAGAAGCAATACACCGTCCCTTATTTTCTAAAACCTCCAAATCTGTCTTCTAACTAGTCATCGGTTACTTCCAAGTCAAATCGGAAAAAGAACCACCCAAGCACACTAGCTTGGGCAATCAGCTACTATGTATTATTGTCAGTCCATCTGGTCACATCTCACAGGCTTACAGCCCCAAGTCTACCAGATCCAGAAAGGCATTATCATCAACATAGACAGAGTTATCTTCTTGTCTACCTGGCTTCAGGAAAACGAGTCCAAACTCAGGCCCATATTGATCTACCTCATGCAGATACAAATTATCAAGCACCGGTGTATTCTGGTGATACTCCTGATATGGTAAATCATTAGGCCCCAACCGTCTAAAATCAGACGGACCTTCAGAAACCGGTCCTGCGTCCATTTCTCCAAGTAATTCGTCCACGCCAAACATTTCATCAGGTGTGAAGTTCTGCAAGTAATCATTAATGTCAATTCCACCTTCACTGAGATCATTAGGCCCCAACCGTCTTAAATCAGACGGACCCTGAGAAACCGAACCTGCGTCCATTTCTCCAAGTAATTCGTCCACCCCGAACATTTCATCAGGTGCGAAGTTTTGCAAGTAATCATTAATGTCAATTCCACCTTCCTCACTGAGATCATTAGGCTCCAACTGTCTTAAATTAGACGGACCCTCAGAAACCGGTCCTGCATCAATGTCTCCAAGTAACTCGTCCATATCAAACATTTCATCAGGTGTGAAGTTCTGCAAGAAATCATTAATGTCAATTCCACCTTCTTTGAGATCCGCCTTTAGGTTTGATCCTTCCTTGACAGCACTACTTGAGTTCTTAGAAGCATCATACTTAGATTGTTCTTCACCGCATTCTTTCTTCGTGGAAGGCCCATTAATATCCATCTCATGCTCATCTCCAATACAAACTTCAGAATGCTCATCAGATGAGGTCGTGGTACAAGATGTCAGAGTAATCGTGTAGGAAGCAGTAATACCAGACTCCTGAGAGTCTCCATTTGGAGATGGAGGGCAATTATTAGAGTAATTGGGTAAGTTCAAACGGGCAGACGAGCCATACATAGACCTAGCAGCGTCGTCATACGCCAAAGCAGCTTCAATGGCAGTAGGGAAAGTACCAAGCCATAACTTTTTACCCCTGTTGGGCTCTCGAATCTCCGCAACCCATTTACCCCAAATCCTCTGTCGAACACCACGGAAATTACATCTGGAGTTATCAGGACCGCCTTTACCTTTCATACAGCCTTTCTTCGAGCCCTTGGCAGGCGCCTTTCGAACAGCCTTGTCTTGGAGTTTGCTGTTGATCTCTTTCCACTTAGCAATGGTATCCGCCACAGAAACGGACCCATCAGGCCTTGCTTTGGTCTTCCTTTTCCTGGTGTTGTCAAATTGTAGAGAACATGAAGAAATAGGGTTAGAAGTAGCTTTGACGAAATCAATAGTGTTCATCCTGCCAACAACAATTATCAACGGGAAAACAGCAAGTTAATTATTGAGAAATCAGCAATTGCAACCACCACCTCTGAATCAAAACACCAAGGAAGCAACCACACAGAAGACGGAAAATTCCAAAattcgacgagtttcttcacaaTCTGCAAATAACAAAAACCCCTATTAATCCACAGTAGTTACAATTAGATTGAATAGTAAATCAAATTTCCCCAATTTGGAAATCGCAAAACCCTAATTTGGTATAACCAGAATTCTGAAGCAAACAGCAATTGAACCCTAGATAGAGAGATACAATGTAATTGAATGAGTATCAGCAACAATTGCTCAATCAATTACCCTAAACCCCCAAAGGAAGTCGCGGTcacgaaaccctagaaatttAAAATTAAACAACTTTGCCCAATTATACAATCAATCTAACTAAGACCCTAATTTAACGAAACCCAGAAAGCAATAAATGATACGTGAAAAAAAGAATTATTGAGATCTAAAATCAAGGAAATTAGGGTAAACCAGAAATTAGTAGATTAAAAAGATAGAAATAAAAACGAACCTTAAACACAATTGAGACGACATCAGCGAAAACGCAGGGAAAGAAGAAGGTTCTGAATTTCGACTGAGATTGAGTTGATATAAAATGAAAATTTGTGGGAAACCTTTGAATATTTGTTTGTAGAATTGTATCGTGAATTTATGATTgtgaggagagagagagagagagagagagagcgcgCGGGGTTGAGAAATAACGATGGAGTTTCTACTTTCTAGTTCTAGACAAATAAAGAGAGACGTCTCTCTATATCTTTACTTATCCTAAATCCTAATTACCTTTAGGAAGATGAAAAAAAAGTCATTTACTGAGGTTCGATccacaacctcttggtttgaatGTCCTTACTATTACCACTGTGACACATCTATCTTGTTGTCATTTTTGCATATCTTTTGATATATATCTTTGTTACAATCTAAGTTAAAATAGGTATTTATTTATCAAATCAGAAACAAATTCTATCTAATTAATATATTCGATTgaagatagattttgatgattgcTTGTGTTAGGCGAAAATTAGGACTCGACTAATTAACCACCCAATCTATATAAACATCATCAATGCCAAAATTGTGCAAAGCTAATTGACCTAGCTATGAATGTTAAACACTACTACGTACGATTTTATTAGTTAATGTGTGTGTTATTTAcatatttttccttttttttttgtgaatctgatcatttttttgtttttccttgataatCAGGTCGTCATTCGTAGAAACTATAGATTGATACTACACATATGTTTTAAGAAATTTTCCAACTCTTTTCACATCAAAATATAATTCTTAGATTTATGTTTTCCTTTGATTGAATCAATTGGTATTCACCCCTTGCCTTGAAAGTAAAGCAATTGGTATTATATTGCTTTCTGAGTCTCATTTAAAATGCATTGCAAATGGCTCGCATACAATAATGAAAAACAAGAGTATAAACCAGAAGAAGATAGAAAAAGAATGATGGTCTGCATGTGTCTAGGAACTACTACAACTAGAAGCTACTTATTTCATATAAATATTTTAGGCAACATGAGACTAACAGAGTAACTTTTCACTCTCAAGTAGCACAGGTAAACAATAAGGCTAAAAATATGGGCTTCCGAAATCCAGTTTGTCTGTATGTTGAGTTAATCTTTGGATTATTATTTGAATTTCAGGGAGAAAGCACGAGGAAAGAGATGTAACGAGGTAAGTCCTATTCGATTTACCAAAGAATTTTCCGAATGTTTAATTTACTAGATTCTATGTTGGTTACCCGTAAAATCTTTGGTACGCTTTAAATCCGTATGCAAATCTTGGCGTACTATGATTAAAACCAAGAGTTTCGTATCCAAGCATATGCGACAACGTTACAACCACAGACGATAGATGTCGCAACTGCCTCATTGTTGCACATAGCGTTCTTCCTAATGAACCTGCATGGTACCAATATCTGCTCGACGAAAAACGTAGAAGAGTCGTAGCACATACTAAAATATATGCTCACCCAGCAAGTACTGATATATTTTGTTGGCCTTGTGACGGATTATATTATGTTAACTCCTCATATATGAAAGGCGGTAGAAGTCTATGGAACCCGGCGTTGAAGGATTGTAAAATTTTACCTCTGATTATTTCCAAACATAATCTTCCGTCTAATTGTTATTTTCGAAATTGGGATAATAGTTACGGGTTTGGGTTTGATCCCGTAACACAAGATTACAAAGTTGTAATAATCAAATGAGTCTAATAAGAAATGACTGActgtttatttttttaatcaagaTGAAAATCACTAGGACTAACTATATTATTATTCTTTGCCATTAGCTTTTAATTTTTTATTGAAAGTTTGTATTGGAAAGAAAAAGAATTTTTATTGGGAATTTGTCTTGGATTTAGAAACAAATATGCATATGATCCGTATAAAACGTAAATTTCCTATGCACATTGTCAAAACTGTGTTTACTTTTTATATACTTGCTTATATGTCTAATTTTTGTTGTGATTTGTTTGTATATTATGTTTTGTTCTATTCTACTTTTCTTATTATACATGGTAGCAGATTTATCAAGTATAATATTAATTGACTAATAAGACGGAGTGCAAAAGTTGTTCCATATCGATTATTCATATATATTAGACAAAGTTAACAAGTGCGTACTAGAGTAAGCTCTGGAAGCTTTTGTAGAATTCTGAGTTAAATGATCATGGCTTCCCAAACAATTCTTTCTCTTTTCATAAATATAAGAGCTAAACGGATTCTACACTTTTTGTAACTATATTGAATTGCAGAATGTACAAGATAGAATTTGGTAAAGATTAGTTGAAGGGAGTGGAATATAGTAGTTGTAGTTTGGGAGTTGCAATAATAAAAAATTACTCCTTCCGTAATGAGCTATTAATTTAATTTTCTATGCAACTATTAAATACTTCTAATATATAATCATCCACCCTACAATTATAATAAAATTCaatattatgaaaataatattaaccctacacaaattaattaaatcacgcTAAAAGACGATACACGATTGAAAAGTAAATCATCCACTTAACTCAGATTGAGTACATACCGTTTGAAATTCAAATTTATCATAACAATTCACTATACTACACACACAAGTCATATCATGGTCTCATAAAAATTGGTGCCTATTAAAAATGCCACAAATTAATATTGTGAACAAAATAAACCATTTTTAATTATTTATCGAGTATATTAGTGGCGAAATATACCATTGACTTTAAATGTTGATACATAAatactactccctctgtcccggtcatttgttgtccatttccattttggggtgtctcagtcatttgttgtcctttctattttaagaatgaacttgatgagtaattttatcattctcattcaatttgttccacttgtcatttagttattggccttttcctcattccttggtctttgtgccaaaacgaaaggacaacaattgaccgggacggagggagtatctaCTTACATCTTTTACAAGTTCATTTAAAAACATAACATTATTTGAttacccgtgcaacgcacgggcatcaaATCTAGTATGTAAATATaataatcccctatttactaaaagaataggtgattTCTATCATTTTCCTGCCAAAATGCATATTCTCAAAAAAGGAAACTAATGATAATTATgttcattcactaaataaggaaattaataattaCAATTTAAGTCAtctattatattttcattaaaattaatcttttcatcaaattagtTATTTACACTAAACTCTTAAAGtataatatttttaaaaaataaactaGAAttgatataaaattataaattattaaaTCTTTTACTGATTCTATTATTAGATGATCAGTTGACTCACATTCCATATAAAAACAAAACTGTAAATCGTTGTTAATAatttcgtgacaaaaaaaaattgaaaaaaaatatacATTAAAACCCATTAGCTTTATGCTATAAAAATATTTTCgctaaaatatatttcaattcattactcaattttcttaACTAATTTTCAGTTCTGGCTTTTATTTATCAaagcaaaatacaatgataagaaatgtaaacaattataaggtaccaatattatataagttattttataaaaatattaaactttAAGCACCGTGCATGTATtgcacggggtctaaactagttATTAATTGTACTTCTAACTTATATTCAATGTACCTTCAGTATTAAATCAATGTACATACTGGGTTAGTTAAATGTAATTGATAAAAATCAAACTAAATATTTTATGTACCTATGgtaattattatttgtaattataatttacataattaatataaaatttacaTTCATTATAGGTCACATATTATTATAACGAAAAATGTATGTACGTAAAATATATTTATGCCAAAGGTACATCTTATTTCCATTATAGATACATAATATATACCTATATGACATGATATGTATATTTCAATTAACTATcaagtgta is a window encoding:
- the LOC141605733 gene encoding dehydration-responsive element-binding protein 2C-like isoform X1; amino-acid sequence: MNTIDFVKATSNPISSCSLQFDNTRKRKTKARPDGSVSVADTIAKWKEINSKLQDKAVRKAPAKGSKKGCMKGKGGPDNSRCNFRGVRQRIWGKWVAEIREPNRGKKLWLGTFPTAIEAALAYDDAARSMYGSSARLNLPNYSNNCPPSPNGDSQESGITASYTITLTSCTTTSSDEHSEVCIGDEHEMDINGPSTKKECGEEQSKYDASKNSSSAVKEGSNLKADLKEGGIDINDFLQNFTPDEMFDMDELLGDIDAGPVSEGPSNLRQLEPNDLSEEGGIDINDYLQNFAPDEMFGVDELLGEMDAGSVSQGPSDLRRLGPNDLSEGGIDINDYLQNFTPDEMFGVDELLGEMDAGPVSEGPSDFRRLGPNDLPYQEYHQNTPVLDNLYLHEVDQYGPEFGLVFLKPGRQEDNSVYVDDNAFLDLVDLGL
- the LOC141605733 gene encoding uncharacterized protein LOC141605733 isoform X2, which encodes MKGKGGPDNSRCNFRGVRQRIWGKWVAEIREPNRGKKLWLGTFPTAIEAALAYDDAARSMYGSSARLNLPNYSNNCPPSPNGDSQESGITASYTITLTSCTTTSSDEHSEVCIGDEHEMDINGPSTKKECGEEQSKYDASKNSSSAVKEGSNLKADLKEGGIDINDFLQNFTPDEMFDMDELLGDIDAGPVSEGPSNLRQLEPNDLSEEGGIDINDYLQNFAPDEMFGVDELLGEMDAGSVSQGPSDLRRLGPNDLSEGGIDINDYLQNFTPDEMFGVDELLGEMDAGPVSEGPSDFRRLGPNDLPYQEYHQNTPVLDNLYLHEVDQYGPEFGLVFLKPGRQEDNSVYVDDNAFLDLVDLGL